The following is a genomic window from Miscanthus floridulus cultivar M001 chromosome 14, ASM1932011v1, whole genome shotgun sequence.
CATCCTGACCTGCACTACCGGAAACGTCAActttgccgagttttttttttttatgtttgccgagtgtattctctcatggccgagtgctgcgctaaaaaaaCTCGGTAAATAAAAACACTCAACAAAGAAGAGGTTTGCCAAGtgttaaaaaaaaacactcggcagagAGGGATTTGCCGAATGTTTTCTTttttacacttggcaaagaagtaaatttttttttttctgagaaagaaagagaagaaaaaaaatgaaaataaaactttgtcgagtgcataGATCTAGGACATTCGGCAAATaagtaaaatcttttttctgggaatgaatgagaagaaaaaaaataaaaaaaaactttgccgagtgcgtagatctaggacactcggtaaagttgtaaaaaaaaattctgggaaagaaagagaagaaaaaaatgaaaaaaaactttgctgagtgcccagatctaggacactccgcaaagaagtaaaaaaaattctgggaaagaaagagaagaaaaaaaatgaaaaaaaaactttgccgagtgcccagatctaggacactcggcaaagaagtaaatTTTTTTCCCAGCCGCACCGCCCTGCCTCCCTTCTCCTTTTTCCCGCACCCGCACCTTCCTCCTCCGCACTCCCTCCTCCTTTTTCCCGCACCCGCACCTCCCTCCTCCGGACCTCCCGCACCCGCACCTCCCCGCAAGCTCCTCCCCCACCGAGCTGCCTCCCGCCGCCACCAAGCCCACCACGCCACCACTCCCGAGCCCGTCCTACTCCCTCCTCCCCCAAGCTCCTCCTCCATCAGTGGCCGTGTCGCTCCTCCCTCGAGCTGCTCCACAGGCGGAGGTGCTCCCCCGGCAGCCAGAGCGCCCTTCTCCCCCGACGTGCTCCATCGGCGCTCGCTCCTCCCCCGAGCTGCTCCAACGGCGGCCGGCGCGCCCTCCTCCCCTGAGCTGCTCCACCAGGGGCGGCGCAACCCCGGCGGCCGGCGCGCCCTCCTCCCCCATCTCCTTCTCTGATGACCGTGGTGGCCGGATCCGCGACCGTGGTGGCCGGATCTGCCGCTGGTGGGCGGATCCGCGACCGTGGTGGCCGGATCCGTGCCCATGGTGGCTGGATTCGCCGTTGGTGGCCGGATCCGGCGAAGGTGCATCCGGATCGAGCAACCCCGGTAGCGGCGGATCGAGCAACCCGCCGATGTCGCATCTGGATCGAGCAGCCCCGGCGGGAGACCCCAGCTTCGGCACTGGCAGCTCGGGCGTGTTGGCGTGGCGGTGGGAGGCAGCTCAGTGGTGGCGTGGCGGTGGGAGGCAGCTCGGTGGGGCGGCGGGAGGCAGCCCGGTGGTGGGCGGCGGCCGGTGGtattgtctttgccgagtgcccgacaaaaatcACTCGACAAATAACGTTTGCCgataaaatctttgccgggtgtcggttgccgagtgcaacactcggcaaagactttaccAAGTGTTtttagggctttgccgagtgcccctggcactcggcaaagctcccgTATCCCGTAGTTTAGCTGGCACATCACCACCAGCTTGCTGGAGTTGAAGTACCCGCTGGAGAAGAAGGCCCGCGGATGGGAGCTCATCGTAAGGTGGCAACGACCCTGTCCAGGTACACTGCTTACTTGGTGGCCTCGTGCCCGGAGCTGTCCCCGACGATACGGAAGGGGCCAAGCGTGTGTATGCTAACGTGAAGGAGGAGCTGAAGAAGGTGATCGGAGGGTGTTGGAGGTACCATGTGTCTCTCGAGGGCACTGTCTACAGTAAGCTGGTTAATATCGCACTCGCGCAAGGGCAGGAGGAGACGACGACCATGGTGGTGCACAAGGGAGCACAGCTGGGCAACCAGCTGATGGAGATGGCTGAAGATCAAGTGTGGGAGCTACTGGCCAACCTCTGGACGGAGCTGATGGTGTACTTGGCACCGTCCAGCGGCGAGTTGCACGTGAAGGCACACAAGGAAGCCCTGGCGCAGGGTATCGAGTACATCACCGTGTTCTGGGCGATGTGCACCCACACCGGTGTAGCCAGGCCAGCCGTTGCGCCGAGGGAGGAAGCACGTCGTACGTGCGTCTGATCCATAGTGCATGCATGCTGCATAATGCATTGTGGCGTGTGTGTGCTGttattcttcatgcatggcatgacCTTGATTGTTGCTTTTCTGTTACATATATGTGTTCCTTTCTTCCGAATGGATGCGTTGCAGTGCCATCTGCCGACTGCcatggtatatatatgtttgggTTTTATTTGCTCCATTTTCCAGCAGCTAGCATCCTAGTGTGGTTTGGCTTCCAGTTTGTGATTTGCCCACAATTTGGCATGGTATAAGCATTAATTTCTCAAAAGAAAACAGTTATCTGTTGCCTAACAGTTTCAGTTGtcgggaccaatattagggcgtacccgaagaggaggagctaatggtcatcaacattgattgaaccgagcagtcaagagcgtgccTACAGTTCCAACCGACCCTGAGGccacgatctccgcctcgcccgacctccggggacgatctccgcctcgcccgaccccgaggccgcgatcTCCGCCtagcccgaccccgaggccgcgggctttgtctcgcccgacccttgggtttgtgctccgcctcgtccgaccccaagacCACGGGCACCGCCAAGccagaccccttgggtgcgggctccgtcttgcccgacagGGACCCATACAactgccaaccactccaggtctaagcgtatgggcctgggtcaaaactctgacaccacgAAAGAGACCGGCACGCGCCGATGTAACCTGCGGCCACaacgggccatacctaaggattcacatcaagaatagcatCGGACGTACCAGTGCTGTTCCGCCTTACTCTCATACGAACACTGAcatgcgcgtcagttcaccacgacgtccaccagtacggagtggagcaccatgaccggcggatgacgcctgcgcatggcgccagtgacggacaagACCGCGATGTGGAGCCATTCCTGTTGACctctacagggtcggcgggacctgcatgaaggagaagaaggacccggagaATCCTGGaggccttcctctctctcgttcttctcatttTCCTCCGTTATAACCCACgcttttccttggcctataaaagggaaagcagggcgtcccatgaaggggaTCCCAAACCGATCGACCCATCAAGATCCGATACAGATccgcacaagagcatgacacgaacACACAgccgagcagcgatcgagctctcagcacccactcactcctttcaccaaagacttgggatcatttccctctgtcgctcgtttgtaacccctattataaacttttagtgctagtaacaagAGCAGTAgcgacaaactggacgtagggactttctgcccaaaccggtataaacctcgtgtcctctaagcacaccatccaagccagacgcacaatattagaaatttacttgtcgaCATGCACGTACGCttcgggaacctggacttcatcgtcacgacagAGGGAGGGTTGGTGCAGGCTCCCACcgtcgtccaacctctccacttcaccggcctcgacgcgatcgccgaggtgcttgaggagctgcagctgcacgcaccggaggcccgcaCCCCCGGGAGAGACCAGCTGCTcggcttcgattacgggaggctagagcgccagctcggtgccttccggggaccccgaccgtcccgggaggatttgcgccacctcaccttcttgttcaccaatgtcatgacgcagcttgccagaggagagccgctctccctagaatacctcatctaaAGCGCCCTGACAGCGCTCCCGTCTGGTCTTCGCAACaccacagagaccgttggccactctgtggcgcaacgcatgcctccatcccccacgaacgacgagttcatgggaatgaccgaatatgtcgcagaatctttccacgacctcctcacgGGAGAATCGGGGTCGCCTTCCGACTCTGACTCTAgcggggggagccatcacccttctcgtgaatgtttcgtggtaggtacccccgagggacatgtcaaaagcatcaacaagggagaggctaccccaacaagcgACCTTGATGGCAAGGTCGAGATGGATGTAGGGGCCCTACCTCGCctacgggtggagcagctgaaggcccggcaccatgagctcgaggaagcatgactctagctcgggCAGGAACGCGTAGAGCTTGAGCAAGAGATCGAGCACCACGGAGACGGTGGGTGTGCGCTCGCAATGGCCCACGAcgtgaactggaggatcatcgaggacgatgaaaccctcccacacttcactcggGCATGCCAGAACATCGTTGCTACTATGGCGTTGCTTCAGGGGCTTCTAGGGCCCACGACACTCGAGGATTGTTGGGCCCATCGCGAGATTCGCActctactcgagcgtgcggcggtgcaACATGCTGAGAGCTCCCTGTCCCAACGACGTGAGCTCGACGCTAGCTAGCGCGCGCCCTTAGAGCGACCCAACATggacgtgtcagtccaccaggcacagcGAGGCGGTAGGTCGCGCACCACGGTCCTGGTGCACGAGCATCTCGGCCGCAACCGTGACgcgcgcgacaccctcgatgcccgcaaGCGTGCCCGCGACAATGCGAGGGAGGGGGCCAGCCTTGGCTACCACCCTTGTTGTGGTGGAcactacgacagcggtgaggaccgaagcccgagcctcgACTTaccaggacctcaggcctttggtcgacacatcctcaacgccgcctttcCATCGCGGTActgaccgccgaccaacatcctgaaatactctggggaaatgaaCCCCGGACTAAGGCTCGACgattatcagcttgcttgccaagctggtggagcggataatgatgatttcattatccacaaccttctattgttcctggccgattcaacacgaatgtggttggaacaccttccacccaacaaaatccaaagttgggtggacctaaaagagatcttcgtgggaaacttccagggcacatacgcacGTCCTGGGAACCCATAGGATCtaaaaactaccgatagaagactagggaaactctttgtgggtaTATCTGGTGCTTCTTctagtagtgcaatgagctgcctaacgtcgccgatgtcgacgtcataggagccttcctgtctggaaccacctgcgagtccctggttcacaagctaggatgtaagggtctacgaaccaccaaggagctcctcgacatcgccaccagtcatgcctcgagcaaggaggcggtcggagcaatcttcgaccTCCTTGAGGGAAAGGCAAAGAGGGACGAGGACACCGGTGAAGGCGTATCCAACCatcctagcaagaagaagaacaagcaacgtCATGAGGGCTCGCTTGTGGCCGCCATCGACCACAAGGGGGTTAGAAGCCCATCAAGGGCACCCctggaccacttcgagaagctgctcaaaggACCATGTCCGAACCATGCTTTTcccgtcaagcatctatacaaggactgtgttCTCataaagcggttcttgtccggaggctccaacaaggggaagCATAGGAAGGACCCTAAGCCATCCGTGGATGATgctgaggggaaggatggtggcttaCCAAttctggatggctgcctcatgatcttcggagggtcggtggcctatgacttcaagcaccgccagaagctcacatgccgtgaggtctatacggccaagccaaccatgcctaccttcctccgatggtcagagtccaccataacctttgatcagaccgatCACCTGGAGAGCGTCCCACAactagggagatatccgctcgtggtcaactcgatcatcggcacgaagctgctcaccaaggtactaatggatggatgtagcggcctcaacatcatgtacgccaaaacgctcgacgccatgggcatcgaccgatcgcgcaTCCAACCGATcaaagcgcctttccatggcatcgtgcctgaaaagcaggccatgccacttgggtagatcaatctgcATGTCACCTTTGGTGATCCAactaattataggatggagacccttaccttcgaggcgATAGGGTTCCACAGAACccaccatgccatcttgggacgtccatgctatgtgaagttcatggtcatccccaactacacctatgtAAAGCTAAAAATGCCAGGACCGTGCGAGGTCATCACCagcggcacctccttccagcgcgcctatgagtgcgagctCGAGTGCTATGAACACACCATGGCAATCGtggcctccaaggagcttgcggccatcaggaaggaggttgccgaagaagcacccaaccccaagcgATCGG
Proteins encoded in this region:
- the LOC136503350 gene encoding uncharacterized protein, whose translation is MVVTTRVPVRVTRAGQGIGYPYIHYITNNWVAYHSITRDNYFLATSSLKVFGCLLTKLVHYPEAVFRAIDVAVTMLLLLTFLYEEVWEFLVFILSSWLMVSLLCEYTAKRYWRESRFITGLIRRILWIRRKLSRPTLSFKQLSLLSFLGRLSSSSMALLPRKKAAVPIEVKKSMVEYLVAHVVVDGDGDGDAAAPLSNGWSTLWSEKHCSSRHLSKACESKSLAEVILTSAPPCLPSPFSRTRTFLLRTPSSFFPHPHLPPPDLPHPHLPASSSPTELPPAATKPTTPPLPSPSYSLLPQAPPPSVAVSLLPRAAPQAEVLPRQPERPSPPTCSIGARSSPELLQRRPARPPPLSCSTRGGATPAAGAPSSPISFSDDRGGRIRDRGGRICRWWADPRPWWPDPCPWWLDSPLVAGSGEGASGSSNPGSGGSSNPPMSHLDRAAPAGDPSFGTGSSGVLAWRWEAAQWWRGGGRQLGGAAGGSPVVGGGRWYCLCRVPDKNHSTNNVHCLLGGLVPGAVPDDTEGAKRVYANVKEELKKVIGGCWRYHVSLEGTVYSKLVNIALAQGQEETTTMVVHKGAQLGNQLMEMAEDQVWELLANLWTELMVYLAPSSGELHVKAHKEALAQGIEYITVFWAMCTHTGVARPAVAPREEARRTCV